In bacterium, a single window of DNA contains:
- the trpA gene encoding tryptophan synthase subunit alpha: MTRGRSSGATRSVGATRAPRAARRPAVTPHEAAPARENRLVRMFAEAKAAGRKVLIPYVMAGDPDADATERLVETLVAAGADAVELGVPFSDPIADGPVNQRAGFRALGRGMSLARALELVARIRRNTGVPLLFMSYYNLYLHHGLVAFCREAVHAGLDGVITADLPPEEGGDLVAAGRAAGLATVFLLAPTSTEERIRAVADVSTGFIYCVSRTGVTGVRDEVPADLGALVARIKAESETPVCVGFGISRPGQAKQVARIADGVIVGSVLVQMIEDDPEDFHRVGTFVRELKAAVLEA, encoded by the coding sequence ATGACGCGGGGCCGGTCGTCGGGCGCCACCCGTTCGGTCGGTGCCACGCGGGCGCCCCGCGCCGCACGGCGCCCCGCCGTAACACCGCACGAGGCCGCGCCCGCTCGGGAGAACCGGCTCGTGCGCATGTTCGCCGAAGCCAAGGCCGCCGGCCGGAAGGTGCTGATCCCGTACGTCATGGCCGGCGATCCGGACGCGGATGCAACCGAGCGCTTGGTCGAGACGCTCGTGGCCGCTGGTGCGGACGCGGTCGAGCTCGGGGTGCCGTTCAGCGACCCGATCGCAGACGGCCCCGTCAACCAGCGTGCCGGTTTCCGGGCGCTCGGACGCGGCATGAGCCTGGCGCGCGCGCTCGAGCTCGTCGCCCGCATCCGGCGCAACACCGGCGTGCCGCTTCTGTTCATGAGCTACTACAACCTGTACCTACACCACGGCCTGGTTGCGTTCTGCCGGGAGGCCGTGCATGCGGGGCTGGATGGCGTGATCACTGCGGACCTGCCGCCTGAAGAAGGTGGCGACTTGGTCGCCGCCGGCCGTGCGGCGGGTCTCGCAACCGTGTTTCTGCTCGCGCCAACCAGCACCGAGGAACGGATCCGCGCCGTGGCCGACGTGTCCACCGGTTTCATCTATTGCGTGTCCCGGACAGGGGTGACCGGGGTGCGGGACGAGGTGCCGGCGGACCTGGGGGCGCTCGTCGCCCGGATCAAAGCGGAGTCGGAGACCCCGGTGTGCGTGGGGTTCGGCATCAGCCGTCCGGGCCAGGCGAAGCAGGTCGCCCGCATCGCCGACGGCGTGATCGTAGGGAGCGTCCTCGTGCAGATGATCGAGGACGACCCCGAGGATTTCCATCGCGTCGGTACCTTCGTCCGCGAGCTCAAGGCGGCGGTGTTGGAAGCGTAG